A genome region from Tolypothrix sp. PCC 7712 includes the following:
- a CDS encoding aldo/keto reductase → MRYKLLGKSGLRVSGLCLGTMGFKEGLNWGSSQAESQKIYDIFTESGGNFIDSSNSYGSSEQWLGEFIATDRGRIVLATKYTGSNLTNDINSSGSHRKSMVRSVETSLKRLHTDYIDLLWLNVWDFMTPVQEVMRALDDMIQQGKILYIGVSNAPAWIVAQANTLAELRGWSAFIGLQIEYNLIAREVERELLPMAQALGIGVTAWTPLASGWLTGKYSRHNCTVSHTAQPNRLDDPIMGHFVERSDRNWLIAEEVSKIAQEIGQTPAQVALNWLRHQNVIPIIGVRTAQQAKENLDCCNFNLTEEHIHRLNRISEIELGYPHDFLASNIVKKFIYGGMLDLIDVAEYNTLAKIRG, encoded by the coding sequence ATGAGATACAAACTGTTAGGCAAAAGCGGACTGCGCGTCTCCGGCCTTTGTCTAGGGACAATGGGGTTTAAGGAAGGATTGAACTGGGGATCTTCTCAAGCAGAAAGTCAAAAAATTTATGATATCTTTACCGAGTCAGGTGGCAACTTCATTGACAGTTCTAACTCCTATGGTTCGAGTGAACAATGGCTAGGTGAGTTTATCGCCACTGACAGAGGACGAATTGTTTTAGCAACTAAATATACTGGGAGCAATCTCACCAATGATATCAATAGTTCTGGCAGCCATCGTAAGAGCATGGTGCGCTCTGTAGAAACCAGTTTAAAGCGACTGCATACAGACTATATCGATCTTCTTTGGCTCAACGTGTGGGACTTTATGACCCCCGTCCAAGAAGTTATGCGCGCCTTGGACGATATGATACAACAGGGCAAAATTCTTTACATAGGTGTCTCGAATGCGCCTGCCTGGATTGTTGCCCAGGCTAACACACTAGCTGAACTGCGGGGATGGTCTGCCTTCATTGGGTTGCAGATTGAATACAATTTGATTGCCAGAGAGGTTGAGCGCGAGTTACTCCCAATGGCACAAGCTTTGGGCATCGGAGTTACCGCATGGACTCCACTTGCAAGTGGTTGGCTGACTGGCAAATACAGCCGACATAATTGCACAGTGAGTCACACCGCACAGCCAAATCGTTTGGATGATCCCATCATGGGACACTTTGTTGAGAGGAGTGATCGCAATTGGTTGATTGCGGAAGAAGTCAGCAAGATTGCTCAAGAGATTGGCCAAACCCCAGCCCAAGTAGCTCTTAATTGGCTCAGACATCAAAATGTGATTCCCATTATCGGTGTACGTACAGCACAGCAAGCCAAGGAAAATCTGGACTGCTGTAACTTCAATTTGACTGAAGAACATATCCATCGACTCAATAGGATCAGCGAGATTGAACTAGGTTATCCTCATGACTTTTTGGCCAGCAATATAGTCAAAAAATTCATATATGGGGGGATGCTAGATTTAATAGACGTTGCTGAGTACAATACCTTAGCCAAAATAAGAGGATGA
- a CDS encoding transposase: MPYYGEPSPSEAPYIYRSQAKSGTCSFYAYATVYVIKKNKRVTLAIKAVQQQNTKAAIITYLLALIEPLNLTIERLYLDREFFCVPVIRWLQALDIPFEMPVIVRGKHGGTRQLIRGRRSYKTTYTLNSDKYGSVTFQVWIVCTYKKGKRRAHGREFFVYAVYKVKLSLHSIHDDYRLRFGIESSYRMKNQCRIKTTIKNPTIRFLFVALAFLIINVWIYLVWHYLSRLKKSSRQVFSHLFTLKQMLEFLRQAVDRNYGVACEVYLPSG, translated from the coding sequence ATTCCTTATTATGGTGAACCTTCACCATCAGAAGCACCATATATTTATAGAAGTCAAGCTAAAAGTGGTACTTGTTCTTTCTATGCCTACGCTACTGTTTATGTAATTAAGAAGAATAAAAGAGTCACCTTAGCTATCAAAGCTGTTCAACAACAAAATACGAAGGCAGCAATTATCACTTATCTTCTAGCACTGATTGAGCCTTTAAATCTTACAATTGAAAGATTATACTTAGACCGTGAATTCTTCTGTGTCCCAGTGATCAGATGGTTACAAGCTCTTGATATTCCATTTGAAATGCCAGTAATTGTTCGCGGCAAACATGGAGGTACTAGACAATTAATTAGAGGCAGACGAAGCTATAAAACAACTTACACTTTAAACAGCGATAAATATGGCTCTGTCACTTTTCAAGTTTGGATAGTTTGTACCTATAAAAAAGGCAAAAGGCGAGCGCACGGGCGAGAATTTTTTGTTTATGCTGTGTATAAAGTTAAGTTGTCATTACATTCAATACATGACGACTATCGTCTCCGTTTTGGAATTGAAAGTAGCTATCGGATGAAAAATCAATGTCGGATTAAAACAACTATCAAAAATCCCACAATTAGATTTCTATTTGTAGCTTTAGCTTTTTTAATTATTAATGTTTGGATTTATCTAGTCTGGCATTATCTCAGCCGTTTAAAAAAAAGTTCAAGACAAGTTTTCTCCCATCTATTTACCCTTAAACAAATGCTTGAGTTTTTACGTCAAGCAGTAGACCGCAATTATGGAGTTGCCTGTGAAGTTTACTTACCATCTGGCTGA
- a CDS encoding DUF4277 domain-containing protein encodes MSETEVKISSERIDDIPLIVEWLKQIEIAKHIDQKLKKPHGNHQGMSYGQLSVLFLTYIITQSDHRLCAVEAWVETHRRILELSTGWSIGEKDASDDRLARVVEELGKQSLARQEIEIKLGRQIIKAYELPTTRARTDTTSFSVNHENQSDTEENLLCYGYSKDKRPDLLQYRQLLATLDPMGMPLVSATLEGNGADDPLYFPTWQNIQKVSRPKTSAIAKKW; translated from the coding sequence ATGAGCGAGACAGAAGTAAAAATAAGCTCCGAGCGGATAGACGATATTCCATTGATAGTTGAATGGCTCAAGCAAATTGAAATAGCCAAACATATCGACCAAAAATTGAAGAAACCACACGGAAACCACCAAGGAATGAGCTATGGGCAGTTGAGTGTATTATTTCTAACATATATAATCACTCAATCAGACCATCGCTTGTGTGCGGTCGAAGCATGGGTAGAAACACACCGAAGAATATTGGAATTAAGTACGGGATGGTCGATAGGAGAAAAAGATGCTAGTGATGACCGATTGGCAAGGGTAGTAGAAGAATTAGGAAAGCAATCACTTGCTAGGCAGGAAATAGAAATCAAATTAGGAAGGCAGATAATTAAAGCCTACGAATTACCAACGACTAGGGCACGCACGGACACAACGAGTTTCAGTGTCAACCATGAAAATCAAAGCGATACAGAAGAGAATCTACTGTGTTATGGCTATTCCAAAGATAAACGCCCAGACTTATTGCAATATCGTCAGTTGTTAGCAACGCTTGACCCGATGGGAATGCCGTTAGTTAGCGCCACCCTCGAAGGAAATGGAGCCGATGACCCGTTATATTTTCCCACTTGGCAAAATATACAAAAAGTCAGTAGACCGAAAACTTCTGCGATCGCTAAAAAATGGTAG
- a CDS encoding DUF4287 domain-containing protein, with amino-acid sequence MAKSKAGSRSIKEETVKAKTGKGWDEWFSILDQWDVKEQGHTKTAAYLRSQYALSPWWSQAVTARYEWEHGLKQAESD; translated from the coding sequence ATGGCTAAATCAAAAGCAGGATCGCGCAGTATTAAAGAGGAGACGGTAAAGGCTAAAACTGGTAAAGGCTGGGACGAATGGTTCTCTATACTCGACCAGTGGGACGTTAAAGAGCAAGGACATACCAAAACGGCGGCATATCTCCGCTCCCAATACGCACTTAGTCCTTGGTGGTCGCAAGCCGTAACTGCCCGATACGAGTGGGAACATGGGCTAAAACAAGCAGAAAGTGACTAA
- a CDS encoding ester cyclase yields the protein MSDNYENVASENNKATLRKFQEEVFNQHDWRIETLEKYLTSDFVDHTAGPKAEPGIQGVAHRLERWSSAFSQAYKENYAVLGEGDMVATLCYMHAKHTGPFMGIEATNRQVMIPAIEILRFKNGKISDFWSIYDYLSTAAEIGARIKMQPLAADQVNTEDASQEVYPGFGPDDRHGIPINVINVGETSDRVARNKAALFRFQIEVFNGQDWRVETLAKHLTSDFIDHAASPRDLPGLEGVQSRFSAWQSAFFAAREENLAIVGEGEMLAVLYDLHAQHGGEFMGIPATNKPVVIPGIEFLRFEDGKIAEHWGIYDFISTADAIGAKLEFVPRTPGDESGRRSVYSQTGNVPS from the coding sequence ATGTCTGACAATTATGAGAACGTAGCATCAGAAAACAACAAAGCAACATTGCGGAAATTTCAAGAGGAAGTTTTTAATCAGCACGATTGGCGGATTGAAACCTTAGAAAAATACCTCACTTCTGACTTTGTTGATCACACGGCAGGCCCCAAGGCCGAGCCTGGAATTCAGGGGGTTGCCCATCGACTAGAACGCTGGTCTAGTGCCTTTAGTCAAGCCTACAAAGAGAATTACGCCGTACTGGGCGAAGGCGATATGGTGGCGACGTTGTGCTATATGCACGCCAAACACACAGGCCCATTCATGGGAATTGAGGCAACTAATCGGCAGGTGATGATTCCGGCGATCGAAATCCTCCGCTTCAAAAATGGTAAGATATCTGACTTCTGGTCAATTTATGACTATCTCAGCACTGCTGCTGAAATTGGGGCTAGGATCAAAATGCAGCCTTTAGCAGCAGATCAGGTAAATACAGAGGATGCCAGCCAGGAAGTTTACCCAGGATTTGGCCCGGATGATCGTCATGGCATTCCCATCAATGTGATTAACGTCGGAGAAACCAGCGATCGCGTTGCACGTAACAAAGCAGCATTGTTTCGCTTCCAAATCGAGGTATTCAATGGGCAAGACTGGCGAGTTGAGACCTTAGCCAAGCATCTCACCTCCGACTTCATTGACCACGCAGCCAGCCCCAGAGATTTACCTGGGTTAGAAGGTGTGCAGAGTCGATTTTCTGCATGGCAATCAGCTTTCTTTGCGGCGCGAGAAGAAAATCTCGCCATAGTTGGTGAAGGAGAGATGTTAGCGGTTTTGTATGATTTACATGCCCAACATGGGGGTGAGTTCATGGGTATCCCAGCCACTAACAAGCCTGTCGTCATTCCCGGAATTGAATTCCTGCGGTTTGAGGATGGCAAAATCGCTGAACACTGGGGTATCTACGATTTCATCAGTACAGCAGATGCGATCGGTGCAAAACTCGAATTTGTACCTCGCACTCCAGGCGACGAGAGTGGCAGACGAAGCGTGTATTCCCAGACAGGAAATGTACCTAGTTAG
- a CDS encoding VOC family protein, with amino-acid sequence MITNIAKVGVCVKDQDKALDFYTNVLGFELIANEPMGANARWIEVLPSGAETSLALWTPPGLEERIGTFTGIVLKCQDIHKTYEQLRQQGVNFTQEPVEQPGGVMATFVDQDGNTFVLRE; translated from the coding sequence ATGATTACTAACATTGCTAAAGTTGGTGTTTGTGTTAAAGACCAGGACAAGGCTTTGGACTTCTACACCAACGTGCTGGGTTTTGAGTTGATCGCCAATGAGCCAATGGGAGCAAATGCTCGTTGGATTGAGGTATTACCATCAGGCGCTGAGACGAGCTTGGCACTGTGGACTCCCCCTGGCTTGGAAGAGAGAATCGGGACGTTTACCGGAATTGTCTTAAAATGTCAGGACATCCACAAAACCTATGAACAGTTGCGTCAACAAGGTGTGAATTTTACGCAGGAACCTGTGGAACAACCGGGAGGGGTCATGGCTACATTTGTTGATCAAGATGGCAACACATTTGTTCTGCGTGAGTGA
- a CDS encoding DUF1702 family protein: MTPCLAGLRQQIFGISLKETTFAQRCFHQGDARSQQRLEQIGEIFLFGYHTALRYDRSEVLAHQLNQVELELRGFAFEGAAMGLALQDALIPWRRNRLHNFLAGPGAAHVYMVHVGVGWVLARLHQRVKPFLQRLDPLLGWLTVDGYGFHEGYFHWQWAVAEQIVPNRLSGYACRVFDQGLGRSLWFIDGGDVARIPVTISQFPTARQADLWSGVGLACAYAGGVERAGIEALRQSAGIYLPCIAQGAVFAAKARQNAGNSSEYTEIACEVLCDCSANAAAKIADIALEQLPIGTEPAYEIWRRRIQAQFAIKQVQPYMNSCR, from the coding sequence ATGACTCCTTGTTTAGCCGGGCTACGCCAACAGATCTTCGGTATTTCATTAAAAGAAACAACCTTTGCCCAGAGATGTTTTCATCAGGGAGATGCGCGATCGCAACAGCGATTAGAGCAGATTGGGGAAATATTTTTGTTTGGCTATCATACGGCACTTAGATATGACCGTTCAGAGGTATTAGCGCATCAGCTCAACCAAGTTGAACTTGAATTACGTGGGTTTGCCTTTGAAGGAGCCGCAATGGGGCTGGCTCTCCAAGATGCCCTAATCCCTTGGAGGCGGAATCGCCTGCATAATTTTCTAGCAGGACCTGGAGCCGCACACGTATACATGGTGCATGTAGGAGTTGGTTGGGTTCTGGCTCGACTGCACCAACGGGTTAAACCATTTCTACAGCGTTTAGATCCGTTATTAGGGTGGCTAACAGTCGATGGATACGGCTTCCATGAAGGCTATTTTCACTGGCAATGGGCTGTGGCAGAACAAATAGTGCCAAATCGGTTGTCTGGTTATGCCTGTAGAGTTTTCGATCAAGGTCTAGGGCGGAGTTTGTGGTTTATCGATGGTGGGGATGTTGCGCGAATTCCTGTCACAATCTCGCAATTCCCTACAGCACGACAGGCCGACCTTTGGAGTGGTGTCGGGCTTGCTTGTGCTTATGCTGGGGGTGTAGAGCGCGCAGGAATCGAAGCATTAAGGCAATCAGCAGGGATTTATCTGCCTTGCATAGCGCAGGGGGCTGTTTTTGCCGCGAAAGCCCGTCAAAACGCTGGTAATTCATCAGAATACACAGAAATCGCCTGTGAAGTTCTGTGTGATTGTTCTGCTAACGCCGCCGCTAAGATAGCTGACATTGCCCTAGAACAACTCCCCATAGGAACAGAGCCAGCGTATGAAATCTGGCGGCGAAGGATTCAAGCACAGTTTGCCATCAAACAAGTCCAGCCATATATGAATTCATGCAGATAG
- a CDS encoding nuclear transport factor 2 family protein — protein sequence MYDNNIDERLYETGRTLRAFFEGFLGVEVPKKRRKSPKKEIMEFLSDFQEVIVRKDESALEQMIDDDFTLVDNTGNVIDKQNMIEHILSPSPGGINWNEFERNVESAKFYGNVAVLVSQFQMRGNFEEKDFSGTYRDTNSYVKRDTGWQIASSHISFVSP from the coding sequence ATGTATGACAACAATATTGATGAGCGCCTTTACGAAACTGGCAGGACACTGCGAGCTTTTTTTGAAGGATTTCTAGGAGTGGAAGTTCCCAAAAAACGGAGAAAATCTCCCAAGAAAGAGATCATGGAATTTCTCAGCGATTTTCAGGAAGTCATTGTTCGCAAGGACGAATCAGCATTGGAGCAAATGATTGATGATGATTTCACCTTGGTTGATAATACCGGGAATGTGATTGACAAACAAAACATGATTGAGCATATCTTGAGTCCCTCACCTGGGGGAATAAATTGGAATGAATTTGAAAGAAATGTTGAAAGCGCGAAATTCTATGGAAATGTGGCAGTGCTGGTCAGCCAGTTTCAGATGAGAGGTAACTTTGAAGAAAAAGATTTCAGTGGTACATACCGCGATACCAATTCCTATGTCAAACGGGATACTGGTTGGCAGATAGCGTCTTCTCATATATCCTTTGTTTCTCCATGA